The following coding sequences lie in one Helicobacter fennelliae genomic window:
- the dsbI gene encoding protein-disulfide oxidoreductase DsbI yields MSKIWSEFKKSPISAIAKWQDQRFLWILMTVVCLALVAVAHYVFQDYGYMKPCEQCVYIRYAFVVMAIGGIIVAIYPKNIILKVIGYVLAFYGAIRGIMYSVKLNNIHHAAHSDDPFQEVQGCSAVPHFDFGLPLHIWFPDWFNPTGDCGFDYPTVPDGVVLEGFRKAFVDFYEDGWYLIPSQHFGNMAQCCLLAYVVCFVILAIMAISWIIDFSKKTKTH; encoded by the coding sequence ATGAGTAAAATTTGGAGTGAATTCAAAAAATCTCCGATCTCTGCTATTGCTAAATGGCAGGATCAGAGATTTTTATGGATTCTTATGACTGTTGTATGTTTGGCATTGGTTGCGGTCGCACATTATGTGTTTCAAGACTATGGATATATGAAGCCTTGCGAGCAATGCGTGTATATTCGTTATGCGTTTGTCGTTATGGCAATAGGCGGAATTATCGTTGCTATCTATCCAAAAAATATTATCCTCAAAGTCATCGGATATGTTTTGGCATTTTATGGAGCGATTCGCGGGATTATGTATTCTGTAAAATTGAATAATATCCACCATGCAGCTCATAGCGATGATCCATTCCAAGAAGTGCAAGGCTGTTCTGCAGTTCCGCATTTTGACTTTGGATTGCCATTACATATTTGGTTTCCTGATTGGTTTAATCCAACTGGTGATTGCGGGTTTGATTACCCAACCGTTCCAGATGGTGTGGTGCTTGAAGGATTTAGAAAAGCATTTGTGGATTTCTATGAAGATGGCTGGTATCTAATCCCAAGTCAGCATTTTGGCAATATGGCACAATGTTGTTTGCTTGCCTATGTTGTATGCTTTGTGATTTTAGCTATTATGGCTATCAGCTGGATTATTGATTTCAGCAAAAAAACTAAAACTCACTAG
- a CDS encoding thiol:disulfide interchange protein DsbA/DsbL, producing MKSLKTSLWSKVLLSVSAIAMSLSIANADVKEGTDYVVLKEEIPNAQNTVIEVYSYACPFCYKYSKFIPEIIKNLPKGVTFKPYHLEQKGDYGKQASQVYAVAMAKDKKAGIDINDTDKSSFQKAEHAYFEQYHAKKNRWKDGKDVDGFLKTGLDAAGISLEEFNKALDDADVKAILTEWEASYNVATIQGVPAFIVNGKYLIYTKSISSLQDLESKIQELLKK from the coding sequence ATGAAATCTCTCAAAACGAGTTTATGGAGTAAAGTTCTTCTTAGCGTAAGTGCTATTGCTATGAGTTTAAGCATTGCAAATGCAGATGTCAAAGAAGGGACAGATTATGTTGTTTTAAAAGAAGAAATTCCAAACGCACAAAACACAGTGATTGAAGTATATAGCTATGCATGTCCATTTTGCTATAAATACTCAAAATTCATTCCAGAAATCATCAAAAACCTTCCAAAAGGCGTAACTTTCAAACCTTACCACTTAGAGCAAAAAGGTGATTATGGTAAGCAAGCAAGCCAAGTGTATGCCGTAGCTATGGCAAAAGACAAAAAAGCTGGAATCGACATTAATGATACTGACAAATCTTCTTTTCAAAAAGCAGAACATGCGTATTTTGAGCAATACCATGCAAAAAAGAATCGCTGGAAAGATGGAAAAGATGTAGATGGCTTCTTAAAAACAGGACTTGATGCAGCGGGAATCAGCCTTGAAGAATTCAATAAAGCACTTGATGATGCAGATGTAAAAGCTATCCTTACAGAATGGGAAGCGAGCTATAATGTAGCGACTATTCAAGGCGTGCCAGCATTTATTGTCAATGGTAAATATCTTATTTACACGAAATCAATCTCTTCACTTCAAGATCTAGAATCTAAAATCCAAGAATTGCTAAAAAAATAG
- a CDS encoding ATP-dependent helicase, whose protein sequence is MPLSNLNAEQLSAATARMGHNLVIASAGTGKTSTIVGRIAYLLHNGIKAEEILLLTFTNKASLEMIARIEKKFGFIAKQIESGTFHAVSYRYLKNKYSITLKQPRELKILFKSIAERHIYKDIGSVKPYSAEYLFDIYSLFLNSQNNETLSQWLENKGSDHSQYVDIYEHIFDEYQALKKEYNYMDYNDLLIEYANEMRQIECQYKEILCDEYQDTNPLQNHVITSLNPKSLFCVGDYDQSIYAFNGADISIISNFSKVYADSQVFTLTKNYRSTRYILDLANRVIQNNERIYHKSLEVVKTQEPILPKLLVYDDLFTQYQSIAKKILTANYPLEDIAIIFRNNSSADGCEASLRELNIPSKRKGGTSFFDSKEIALILDICALIYNHKDMMAYIHTLSYGSSIGNSTAKEIFEALVRLGNGNANHGLLHPNNERPYLQRSKSAQLGLFDDFFILQDSKRFDALLSESFASHPILSHPKLNAQGAKFLNDFFHLIHSNRSHSNPKSLIAAIAKDKFYRQIIDELCIQRARDKNGEIQIDKQQEAKERIERKILLLQDIANHYDYLGSFLNAMILSSNENSQGNGVNLLSIHASKGLEFGMVFVIDLMQGRFPNLKLMTKSGSLEEERRLFYVATTRAKEILYLSYAKKDSLKNIQYEPSIFLYEAKMLEK, encoded by the coding sequence ATGCCTCTCTCCAATCTCAATGCCGAGCAGCTTAGCGCGGCAACTGCAAGAATGGGGCATAATCTTGTCATCGCCTCCGCTGGCACAGGCAAAACCTCAACCATTGTCGGACGCATAGCCTACCTCCTCCACAACGGAATCAAAGCAGAGGAGATTTTACTTCTGACTTTTACTAATAAAGCCTCGCTTGAAATGATCGCAAGGATTGAGAAAAAATTTGGCTTTATCGCCAAACAAATAGAATCTGGCACTTTTCATGCTGTCTCATACCGCTATCTCAAAAACAAATACTCTATCACACTCAAGCAGCCACGAGAGCTCAAAATCCTTTTTAAAAGTATCGCTGAAAGGCATATATACAAAGATATAGGCTCTGTGAAGCCCTATTCTGCTGAATATCTCTTTGATATATACTCGCTTTTTTTAAATTCTCAAAACAATGAAACCCTAAGCCAATGGCTTGAAAACAAAGGCTCTGATCATAGCCAATATGTCGATATTTACGAGCATATCTTTGATGAATACCAAGCACTCAAAAAAGAATACAATTATATGGATTACAACGACTTATTAATCGAATACGCCAATGAAATGAGACAAATAGAATGCCAATACAAAGAGATTTTGTGCGATGAATACCAAGATACAAACCCATTACAAAATCATGTCATCACTTCACTTAACCCAAAGAGTCTTTTTTGTGTGGGAGATTATGACCAAAGCATTTATGCCTTTAATGGTGCAGATATTTCAATCATTTCAAATTTTTCAAAAGTATATGCAGATTCTCAAGTCTTTACATTGACAAAAAACTACCGCTCGACAAGATATATTCTTGATTTGGCAAATCGCGTAATCCAAAACAACGAGCGCATTTACCACAAATCTCTTGAAGTAGTCAAAACCCAAGAACCCATTTTGCCAAAGCTCCTTGTGTATGATGATTTATTTACCCAATACCAAAGTATCGCCAAAAAAATCCTCACAGCAAATTATCCACTTGAAGATATTGCTATTATTTTTAGAAACAACTCATCAGCTGATGGTTGTGAAGCGTCATTGCGCGAGCTAAATATCCCTTCCAAACGCAAAGGTGGCACAAGCTTTTTTGACTCCAAAGAAATCGCACTTATCCTTGATATTTGCGCGCTTATTTATAATCACAAAGATATGATGGCATATATCCATACATTAAGCTATGGCTCTAGCATAGGCAATTCTACCGCCAAAGAAATCTTTGAAGCACTCGTGCGATTAGGCAATGGCAATGCAAATCATGGGCTATTGCACCCCAATAATGAAAGACCTTATTTACAACGAAGCAAAAGCGCGCAACTCGGGCTTTTTGATGATTTTTTTATACTACAAGATTCTAAGAGATTTGATGCACTTCTTTCAGAATCTTTTGCCTCACACCCAATCCTCTCACACCCCAAGCTCAACGCCCAAGGCGCAAAATTTTTAAATGATTTTTTTCATCTTATACATTCAAACCGCTCACACTCAAATCCAAAATCTTTGATTGCTGCAATCGCTAAGGATAAGTTTTATAGACAGATTATTGATGAATTATGTATCCAGCGCGCGCGAGACAAAAATGGCGAAATCCAAATCGATAAACAGCAAGAAGCAAAAGAGAGAATCGAGCGCAAAATACTTTTATTGCAAGATATTGCCAATCATTATGACTATCTAGGAAGCTTTTTGAATGCGATGATTCTAAGCTCTAATGAAAACTCTCAAGGCAATGGCGTCAATCTCTTAAGCATTCACGCAAGCAAAGGCTTAGAATTTGGAATGGTGTTTGTAATCGACCTTATGCAAGGAAGATTTCCAAATCTCAAACTCATGACAAAAAGCGGAAGCCTCGAAGAAGAGCGGAGGCTGTTTTATGTAGCCACCACAAGAGCCAAAGAGATTCTCTATCTCTCCTATGCCAAAAAAGATTCTCTCAAAAACATTCAGTATGAGCCTTCTATTTTTCTTTATGAAGCAAAAATGCTTGAAAAATAA
- a CDS encoding AsmA-like C-terminal domain-containing protein → MSKAVSKRRLNIFIILFIILSTLFGGFMLLSNGINIKQIKIANIQISGFYLKLNNKFILHIQQIDISKILAKKQSTNLDDSSFDIQEVSDYVKYVLWGIAYFEELKVKNIILNSDYEASIDYNGKQYALTFPQVKAVFDIQNKDDKILIDIKQLALLHSSIDIAGRLIYAPSDKQLGFGLVLSPQQEKITRFFLQGSTNFKTLHVQTKTSKLKNLDFLHQLIEQNLSEQMIITLNKWFFDSLKYDSIELKNASFNLQLNTRNFYKSLLQNTKLNLIINKPQYSLESSLPNITAEEAKLEIVDSKALLSFKQPLYANNNLEGSNLSFVLEDEIPTLHIALLSNHLIYNQELKQMLHHFGIAIPVDSIQGNITGDILISLGFAPNATNVGTKGSITLENGIVYVADTYVATKQAQAMIAINPLAGEYGININTIHTTYQNMFDIDTQTKINLLDKKLTTNLIVHALRVSTNPEINQQLLSPQDIFKNLDKIDSDTFESAESQDKSKSQENQNQENQQNLENSENLENPQNLNESIEPPTNPITQNFNHIIASSLQSTLKYIHHIHYAQNNATSTDVPLSPTLPQPAQPQPAQPQSIQIENPNAPTKTEAEANLPTFAKPDTSLAPEESTLNLQDDDQDNQNNNKNNDTDNTKDSTQINEPKTPQSNQNINPNQNINQNLQSTQNTKESSGISESTNTQNSAPLDSSSLDSSSQTTNQAQSSQANQELNEPDESNQNLEQTAKKTEQPTINTANKPTHKSALKLDFKKPMSQEQMQKAIIALIQEEENDKFTYDIFKATQEDFPPLQIQVDFSTPTIHINIEQLKTYIDIFSDEIRFNIADFSQFSPYSPLMNFLGLKEGDALIYLQDATNFKFKINILNYPSFILNKKGQVIRNFSFYGDLHNGKLNVKSDDDLIALQFVDNSVWTTFKNIDIDINMLLTSQVPAIENIFNAPGGKTEVFSKEQIQNENAFLRQKRRYERQNGIKPRIVSIDAQNTTGFFKDIILPFDEVNAKIRDGRIVADATYKNGIANIDIIRGNVLFKAGNFSSEFLNKVIKSNIVEGGLFGINGIYRQDVFNGEVTMQNTTFKGFAIIQNVISLIDTIPSLIMFRNPNLGAQGYEVSKGKILISLNTQYVGLESINLVGKTMDVKGDGVIELESGEVDIGLSISTLKSLSGILNKIPIAGYLILGEEGKVTTQVGIKGTISNPKTQVSLAEDLLKTPLKIIERVFSPIDMIVDEMRKGID, encoded by the coding sequence ATGAGCAAAGCAGTATCCAAAAGAAGACTTAATATTTTTATTATCCTTTTTATCATTCTTTCTACCCTTTTTGGTGGTTTTATGCTTTTGTCAAATGGCATAAATATCAAACAAATCAAAATTGCCAATATTCAAATAAGCGGATTCTACCTAAAACTAAACAATAAATTTATTTTACACATTCAGCAAATAGATATTTCAAAAATTTTAGCCAAAAAACAATCCACCAATCTTGATGATTCATCATTTGACATACAGGAAGTGAGCGATTATGTCAAATATGTGTTATGGGGTATTGCGTATTTTGAAGAGCTCAAAGTCAAAAATATCATCTTAAATAGCGATTATGAGGCGTCGATTGATTATAATGGCAAGCAATACGCGCTCACCTTTCCGCAAGTCAAAGCTGTTTTTGACATTCAAAACAAAGACGACAAAATCCTCATCGACATCAAGCAATTAGCCTTGCTTCATTCAAGCATTGATATAGCAGGAAGGCTTATTTATGCGCCTTCTGATAAGCAATTAGGCTTTGGACTTGTGCTATCTCCTCAGCAAGAAAAAATAACGCGATTTTTTTTGCAAGGCTCAACAAATTTCAAAACATTGCATGTGCAAACCAAAACCTCCAAACTCAAAAATCTTGACTTCCTCCATCAGCTCATCGAGCAGAATCTATCCGAGCAGATGATAATAACCCTCAACAAGTGGTTTTTTGATAGCTTGAAATACGACTCTATCGAGCTAAAAAACGCGAGCTTCAATCTCCAACTCAATACAAGAAATTTCTATAAAAGCCTTTTGCAAAACACAAAACTCAACCTCATCATAAATAAACCCCAATATTCACTAGAATCTAGCTTGCCAAATATTACCGCTGAAGAAGCCAAACTCGAGATTGTAGATTCTAAAGCCTTGCTTTCTTTCAAACAGCCACTTTACGCAAACAACAATCTTGAAGGCTCAAATCTAAGCTTTGTGCTTGAAGATGAGATCCCAACGCTTCATATTGCCTTGCTTTCAAATCATCTAATATACAATCAAGAACTAAAACAAATGCTTCATCATTTTGGAATAGCAATCCCTGTTGATTCCATACAAGGAAACATCACTGGCGATATACTCATCTCGCTAGGCTTTGCGCCAAACGCTACAAATGTCGGCACCAAAGGCTCTATCACGCTTGAAAATGGAATAGTCTATGTCGCAGATACTTATGTAGCGACCAAACAAGCTCAAGCAATGATTGCTATCAATCCACTTGCAGGCGAGTATGGAATCAATATCAATACAATCCACACAACGTATCAAAATATGTTTGATATTGATACGCAAACAAAAATCAATCTTTTAGATAAAAAGCTTACGACAAATCTTATCGTGCATGCATTGCGAGTCAGCACAAATCCCGAGATAAACCAGCAACTCCTTAGCCCTCAAGATATTTTCAAAAACCTAGATAAAATAGATTCTGATACCTTTGAGTCAGCAGAATCTCAAGACAAATCCAAGAGCCAAGAGAACCAAAATCAAGAAAATCAGCAGAATCTAGAAAATTCAGAAAATCTAGAGAACCCGCAGAATCTAAATGAATCAATAGAACCCCCCACAAATCCAATCACACAAAATTTCAACCACATTATCGCCTCATCTTTGCAATCAACACTAAAATACATTCATCATATCCACTACGCCCAGAATAACGCGACCTCAACTGATGTGCCATTATCACCAACCTTGCCTCAACCAGCGCAACCCCAGCCCGCACAACCCCAATCTATACAAATAGAGAATCCAAACGCGCCAACAAAAACGGAAGCAGAAGCGAACCTGCCAACTTTTGCCAAGCCAGATACATCGCTTGCCCCAGAAGAATCCACACTCAATCTCCAAGATGACGACCAAGATAACCAAAATAATAATAAAAATAACGACACAGACAACACAAAAGATAGCACTCAAATCAATGAGCCCAAAACCCCGCAATCTAACCAAAATATAAATCCAAATCAAAACATAAACCAGAATCTACAAAGCACACAAAACACCAAAGAATCTAGTGGCATTTCAGAATCTACCAATACTCAAAATTCTGCCCCATTAGATTCTAGCTCATTAGATTCTAGTTCGCAAACCACAAATCAAGCACAATCTAGCCAAGCAAATCAAGAGCTAAATGAGCCAGATGAGTCAAACCAGAATCTAGAGCAAACCGCAAAAAAAACAGAGCAACCCACCATAAATACCGCAAATAAACCCACACATAAATCCGCCCTAAAGCTTGATTTCAAAAAACCAATGAGCCAAGAGCAAATGCAAAAAGCCATTATCGCGCTTATCCAAGAAGAAGAAAATGATAAATTCACTTATGATATTTTCAAGGCTACGCAAGAGGATTTTCCGCCATTGCAAATACAAGTTGATTTCTCCACACCAACGATTCATATCAATATCGAGCAGCTCAAAACTTATATCGATATTTTTAGCGATGAAATCCGCTTCAATATCGCTGACTTTTCGCAATTTTCTCCATATTCTCCATTGATGAATTTTTTGGGGTTAAAAGAAGGCGATGCGCTGATTTATCTTCAAGATGCGACAAATTTTAAATTCAAAATCAATATCTTAAATTACCCCTCATTTATCCTCAATAAAAAAGGGCAAGTTATCCGCAATTTCTCGTTTTATGGTGATTTGCATAATGGCAAACTTAATGTCAAATCTGATGATGATCTTATTGCTTTGCAATTTGTTGATAATAGCGTATGGACGACATTTAAAAATATCGATATTGATATTAATATGCTGCTTACAAGCCAAGTGCCGGCGATTGAAAATATTTTTAACGCACCCGGTGGCAAAACAGAAGTCTTTAGCAAAGAGCAAATCCAAAACGAAAATGCTTTTTTGCGTCAAAAAAGACGTTATGAGCGACAAAATGGCATTAAGCCACGTATTGTCTCTATCGATGCGCAAAACACAACTGGATTTTTCAAAGATATTATTCTGCCATTTGATGAAGTCAATGCAAAAATCCGAGATGGTCGCATAGTAGCTGATGCGACTTACAAAAATGGTATCGCTAATATTGATATTATCCGAGGAAATGTTTTATTTAAGGCTGGAAATTTCAGTAGTGAATTTTTAAATAAAGTCATCAAAAGCAATATCGTTGAAGGCGGATTATTTGGCATCAATGGAATCTATCGTCAAGATGTATTTAATGGCGAAGTAACTATGCAAAACACGACTTTCAAAGGGTTTGCGATTATCCAAAATGTCATCAGCCTTATTGATACTATTCCGTCATTGATTATGTTTAGGAATCCAAACCTAGGTGCGCAAGGCTATGAAGTCTCCAAAGGCAAAATCTTAATCTCGCTTAACACTCAATATGTCGGACTAGAATCTATAAATCTTGTTGGCAAAACTATGGATGTCAAAGGTGATGGAGTCATCGAGCTTGAGAGTGGAGAAGTGGATATTGGGCTTTCAATCTCAACGCTCAAAAGCCTAAGCGGAATCCTCAATAAAATCCCAATAGCAGGCTATCTTATCTTAGGCGAAGAGGGCAAAGTAACAACGCAAGTGGGCATCAAAGGCACAATATCTAATCCAAAAACCCAAGTCAGCTTAGCTGAAGATTTATTAAAAACCCCGCTTAAAATCATAGAAAGAGTGTTTTCGCCGATAGATATGATTGTTGATGAAATGAGAAAGGGTATAGATTAA
- the mltG gene encoding endolytic transglycosylase MltG, protein MIKRIIKILSLLLDTALLIVLIVFFYLALEIKTTPIVSIPSGSISSIITYLSKNNFDINQIDKNILRILGKPQSGLIDMGGERIAKGDFLYRLVNAKAAQNKIVLIPGETLYFFIQDIAVKLSLDENKLKESYSKYAPYEDGVIFPNTYKIPIGINEESLMMNLVQQSLKIHQNLAVKLLGSYKQEEWFRYITIASIIQKEAANKQEMPLVSAVIFNRLKLKMPLQMDGSLNYGAYSHTKITPQRIRTDPTPFNTYRNKGIPPYPVGSASIEAIRAAVNPADVDYLYFVRNKNGVHTFSTTYKEHLDNIHFP, encoded by the coding sequence ATGATAAAAAGGATAATAAAAATATTAAGTCTTCTTTTGGATACTGCTTTGCTCATTGTTTTAATTGTTTTCTTTTATTTGGCTTTGGAGATAAAAACAACGCCCATTGTCTCTATTCCTTCGGGTTCTATTTCGTCGATTATAACATATCTATCAAAAAATAATTTTGATATTAATCAAATTGACAAAAATATATTGCGGATTCTAGGCAAGCCTCAAAGTGGGCTGATTGATATGGGAGGAGAGCGCATTGCTAAGGGGGATTTTTTGTATCGCCTTGTCAATGCAAAAGCCGCACAAAATAAAATCGTGCTGATTCCGGGCGAGACTTTGTATTTTTTTATCCAAGATATTGCAGTAAAGCTTTCGCTTGATGAAAATAAGCTCAAAGAGAGTTATAGCAAATACGCACCTTATGAAGATGGAGTGATTTTTCCAAATACTTATAAGATTCCAATAGGCATTAATGAGGAAAGTTTGATGATGAATTTGGTGCAGCAATCCTTAAAAATACACCAGAATCTTGCCGTAAAATTACTTGGTAGCTATAAGCAAGAGGAGTGGTTTAGATATATAACAATAGCATCTATCATACAAAAAGAAGCCGCAAACAAGCAAGAAATGCCACTTGTATCGGCTGTCATCTTCAATCGTTTAAAGCTCAAAATGCCTTTGCAAATGGACGGCTCGCTTAATTATGGAGCGTATTCGCACACCAAAATCACACCCCAACGCATTAGAACTGATCCAACGCCATTTAATACATACCGCAACAAAGGCATTCCGCCATATCCTGTCGGAAGCGCGAGTATCGAGGCGATTAGAGCGGCTGTAAATCCAGCTGATGTGGATTATTTGTATTTTGTGCGCAATAAAAATGGCGTGCATACTTTTAGCACAACCTATAAAGAGCATTTGGATAATATTCATTTTCCATGA
- a CDS encoding DUF948 domain-containing protein, whose product MNDVRIEYDEKNGLSIGEESTQRGLSISALIYAFVFLLAGLFICVPKIYLSSTIYYLSRDINKLQTQSDLLKEENKRLSNEREILRYNYLKQNLKALESQVAP is encoded by the coding sequence ATGAATGATGTAAGAATCGAGTATGACGAAAAAAACGGGCTTTCTATCGGAGAGGAGAGCACTCAAAGAGGGCTAAGCATTAGCGCGCTTATTTATGCGTTTGTGTTTTTGCTTGCGGGGCTTTTTATCTGCGTCCCCAAAATCTATCTTAGCAGCACGATTTATTATTTGAGTCGCGACATCAATAAACTCCAAACCCAAAGCGATCTACTCAAAGAAGAAAACAAACGACTAAGTAACGAGCGCGAAATATTGCGCTACAACTATCTCAAGCAAAATCTCAAAGCCTTAGAATCTCAAGTGGCACCTTAA
- the rsmH gene encoding 16S rRNA (cytosine(1402)-N(4))-methyltransferase RsmH, producing the protein MMRHIPVLLDEVCALFEPIGNNINGVFIDCTLGLGGHSQALLARHKNITLIGIDKDTQAIAIAKQNLKNFSDRVQILQGGFGYQLEVALHRAFKSQKKVVGILADIGVSSLQLDSLERGFSFKSENLDMRMDTNQNLDAHYILCHYSQFELERVFREYGEIKEYKKLARLLKSREFASAKDLSAFLSQHFSNPRINPATLAFQALRIEVNDELGELKRFFNTIAKYFHELSGAIVDVISFHSLEDRITKETFREWSKSCICDPNAYRCECGNNHAKGRILTKKPITPSQNELRANPRSRSSKLRAFVVDKT; encoded by the coding sequence ATGATGAGACATATACCTGTGCTTTTAGATGAAGTGTGTGCGCTGTTTGAGCCTATTGGTAATAACATTAATGGCGTTTTTATCGACTGCACGCTTGGCTTAGGCGGGCATTCTCAAGCACTTTTAGCACGACACAAAAACATCACACTTATTGGCATAGACAAAGACACTCAAGCCATAGCTATCGCTAAGCAGAATCTAAAAAATTTTAGCGATAGGGTGCAGATTCTGCAAGGTGGCTTTGGCTATCAGCTAGAAGTCGCACTGCATCGCGCATTTAAATCTCAAAAAAAAGTCGTAGGAATCCTAGCTGACATTGGCGTAAGCTCATTGCAGCTTGATAGTCTTGAGCGCGGGTTTAGTTTCAAGAGTGAAAACCTTGATATGCGAATGGATACAAACCAGAATCTTGATGCTCACTACATTCTTTGTCATTATTCGCAATTTGAGCTAGAGCGGGTGTTTAGAGAGTATGGCGAGATAAAAGAATACAAAAAGCTTGCGCGCTTGCTGAAATCACGCGAATTTGCGAGCGCAAAAGATTTGAGCGCGTTTCTTTCACAACATTTTAGCAATCCTAGAATCAACCCTGCCACTTTGGCATTTCAGGCATTGCGCATCGAAGTCAATGACGAATTAGGAGAATTAAAGCGTTTTTTCAATACCATTGCCAAATATTTTCACGAGCTTAGCGGCGCGATTGTAGACGTGATAAGCTTTCATTCTTTAGAAGATAGGATCACAAAAGAGACTTTTAGAGAATGGAGCAAAAGCTGTATCTGCGATCCAAATGCCTATCGTTGCGAATGTGGTAATAACCACGCTAAAGGGCGGATTCTAACCAAAAAGCCAATCACGCCAAGCCAAAATGAATTGCGTGCAAATCCACGTTCAAGAAGCTCAAAACTGCGAGCATTTGTGGTGGATAAAACATAA
- a CDS encoding histidine triad nucleotide-binding protein → MSVFSKIIKGEIPCKKVYEDEEFLAFYDIAPKAKVHILAIPKKELKDFNAIDSALMGKMSAFILKVVEIAGIKESGYRLVTNIGANSGQEVPHLHFHILGGERLGGNFA, encoded by the coding sequence ATGAGTGTGTTTTCAAAAATCATCAAAGGCGAAATCCCTTGCAAAAAAGTGTATGAAGATGAGGAATTTTTGGCGTTTTATGACATCGCCCCAAAAGCCAAAGTGCATATCCTTGCAATCCCCAAAAAAGAGCTCAAAGATTTTAATGCGATAGATTCTGCCCTTATGGGTAAAATGAGCGCATTTATACTCAAAGTCGTAGAAATCGCTGGAATCAAAGAGAGTGGCTATCGGCTCGTTACAAATATTGGTGCAAATAGCGGGCAGGAAGTGCCGCATTTGCATTTTCATATTTTGGGTGGTGAGAGATTGGGTGGCAATTTTGCGTGA
- a CDS encoding pseudouridine synthase family protein — MPFIQKDFYLHTPIKATLFLKQLGYPPHLAQKIIDKKRLKHNNIPVKKSQILQGLVRLTYFEERFYQANELIEPFFITKDFACFNKPPKLLIHPKGSFLHKSLLDSMMFYFDSHTKPIHRLDYETSGIVLAGRGYANERALKDMFMAKQVQKLYIAKIRGHLSESITIQAPIKEPTKADKLARKNLCIRSQIHPQGKLATTIVIPIAYHGDCTFVKVIPLTGRTHQIRLHLWYSGYPIVNDFLYSDDDAQSMRYLDEIKASFQSYSHKFAPNPHIEQNPALNDLYADKFLCLHAYALRFCFKGITYHICTTQSLHVLNWWDCDLDLAQVGSF, encoded by the coding sequence ATGCCTTTTATCCAAAAAGATTTTTACCTCCATACCCCGATAAAAGCGACTCTTTTTTTGAAGCAATTGGGGTATCCGCCACATCTCGCGCAAAAAATCATCGACAAAAAGCGACTCAAACACAATAACATTCCTGTAAAAAAATCTCAGATTCTGCAAGGGCTTGTGCGTCTGACTTATTTTGAAGAGCGGTTTTATCAAGCAAATGAGCTGATAGAGCCGTTTTTTATCACAAAAGATTTTGCTTGCTTTAATAAGCCACCAAAGCTCTTGATTCACCCAAAGGGAAGCTTTTTGCATAAGAGCCTTTTAGATTCTATGATGTTTTATTTTGACTCGCACACAAAGCCTATTCATCGCCTAGATTACGAGACAAGCGGGATTGTGCTTGCAGGGAGAGGATATGCAAATGAGCGCGCTTTGAAAGATATGTTTATGGCAAAGCAAGTCCAAAAGCTCTATATTGCAAAGATTAGAGGACATTTATCAGAATCTATAACAATACAAGCTCCTATCAAAGAACCCACCAAGGCTGATAAACTCGCAAGAAAAAATCTTTGCATTCGCTCACAAATCCACCCACAAGGCAAGCTAGCCACAACGATTGTAATTCCTATTGCATATCATGGTGATTGCACTTTTGTCAAGGTGATCCCACTCACAGGCAGGACGCATCAGATTCGGCTTCACCTTTGGTATAGTGGCTATCCGATTGTCAATGATTTTTTGTATAGCGATGATGATGCGCAAAGTATGCGCTATCTTGATGAAATCAAAGCCAGCTTTCAGTCGTATTCGCATAAATTTGCGCCAAATCCACACATAGAGCAAAACCCCGCACTCAACGATTTGTATGCTGATAAATTTTTATGCCTGCATGCGTATGCGCTTAGATTCTGCTTTAAGGGCATTACATATCATATTTGCACGACGCAAAGCCTGCATGTATTGAATTGGTGGGATTGTGATTTGGATTTGGCACAAGTAGGAAGTTTTTAG